Below is a genomic region from Echinicola rosea.
CGGAACGCCTCTGGAGATCGGTTCTTTACCGGGATCACCGCTCAGGTGGGTATCAGCAGAATGATAGCCAATATAGACCGCATTATCCCTTATGCCCACATCTTCCAGTACATCTTTAAGCCTCACACCGGTCCAGGACGCACAAGAGACAGCTCCTGTTTTCCATTGGTTGCCGCTAGCGGGAGGATAAAACTCACTACGGCCATTCCCTCCACACTCTAAGGTAAGCTGATAAGTATAATGCTTAAAATCACGCTTTAGGGTTTCCAATGAATAGGTCTTGGGAGAGGAAACAGCCTCTCCGTCCAACACCAACTCCCAACTCTCTTCATCAATAGATGCTGGGATCAGGCCATTATTCCTGATGAACATCTTATCCGCCGGCGTCACCTTATCATCTAAAAGGTGGGGCTGCGACTCTAGGTTCCAAGGTTTATTATTGAGGACAATTAGGTCTTTATCCTTCTTGAAAAGCTTATAGGGATCATCACCCTGTAATACTACCGGCACGTAACCCTCAGGCATGGATGATGCGAAAACCACCTTGGCCCCCACCGCTGCGGCCACAGTCGCAAGTACACTGTTCCTTAAAAACTTCCTCCTACTGTTTACAGAAGGGGTCTGCTTATCTTCATTGGTCATTGGTATTGCTAATTTGTACTAAAAACTAAAGCTAACTGATTTTTACAGTAAAACCTCCCCACCCTCGTGGTAATTCAAAAATAACAAAGTTTCAAAATCTTCCGAAAGGAATTTTATTGATCCTCCATAACTATATAGAATACCCTTTGTAAAACAAATCCAACCCATCCCCTTCCCCTAAAACCATAGGGGATTTCCACAATTTGTACAGAACAAACTACACAGCAGCTTAGTCTTCCCTTCCTAAATTAACAAATCTCCCCCTTTCGTACATTGGCACAAAAAATGAATCTTAATAAACAAGTTTGCTTCAAATGTCTGAGTAAGCTTACGATCAGTAGCGGAAGTAGCCGTTTTGACTAGTAATCATGATCAATTCGACAAAAATAACTAAGCTACTTACCTGCTGCTTAATGAAAACCAACTAAACCAAAACAACTATGAAAAAGCTAGCATTAATATTCACTATGGGGGCAATGATGTATTTTGGGACGGTAACCACTCCATCATTAAATTTACATGCCCAAACCTCCATCCACCAGGACAATAGGGTAGAAATCGTCCCTGAAGATTTGCCCCTGAAAGTAAAAGAGGCCATTCTAGATGACGAAGAATTAAAAACCATGCCCATTACCAAGGCATTTAAGGTTACCGACATGGATGGATCCGTCACCTACGAAGCCCACTTCGGAATGGAAGAAGAAACCATCGTTAAAAAATATGATGAAGAAGGAGAAGAGATCGAAGATGTATAATCAGTGAATTTGCTTTTAATCTATTTGTAAAAAGATGTCAGCCTGAGCGGACCTGTCTATTCGCCAGATAGCGTCGAAGGCCAGACGCTGGACCTCGACTCCGCTCGGTCTGACACTTTTTGCTTGAATAACTAACTTTATGGGCTAGAAGCGGCTCCCTGGCATCTTTCTGCTATCCTCCAGTTCTTACACTTGGTTCCTAAACCGGCCATTTTTCCAAGCGATAAGCACTGTCCCAAAACATCCACTCTAGTTTGGACGCCATTTCAAACGCCTCAAACATCTCCTCCCGTAACTCCGGACTAGCTTTTTCTGCAAGCTGGTCAGTGATCTCTAAGGCCTTGGCCACGGATGTAGCGAATTCTTCTCCCGCATACGTATCTATCCAATTTTTATAAGGATTATCACTTCCATCTTGCTGTGCGTAGATATGATCACCAACTTCTTTATAGATCCAAAAACAAGGCAAAATAGCCGCTGCAGCCTTTTCTATGTTGGCAAATCCAGCTTGATTCCGAATATAATTGGTATAGAGCAAGCAGGATGGGGAAGGATCTACCTCATCAGGAAGGCCCAACTCTTTAAAATAGCTCTCATGTAGTGCTCTCTCTACCACGATGGCACCAGCAGCAAATTCAGAAAATGCCAACACCTTATCCAAATCGTTCAAACGCCCACTAATGGTACTGAGCGCCTTGCCAAATTCCCCCAGGTAAAAAGCGTCCTGAGTCATATAAAATTTAAATGTTTCCTTTGGAAGTGTGCCTTTCTGCAATTCTTGATTAAAAGGCATATAAATAATCTTGTCATAAAGGGGAGCAATTCTCTCCCAAGCTTCACTGGTCCAGCTCATGGATAATCATTTTTTCGGGTTGGTAAAAGTGATTTAAAGGCCCACTTCCCTGGCCTGTTTTGACTGATTTTCCGGCATCAATTGCCTGAAAGACGAAGTTTCTGGCCAACTCCA
It encodes:
- a CDS encoding sulfite oxidase; the protein is MTNEDKQTPSVNSRRKFLRNSVLATVAAAVGAKVVFASSMPEGYVPVVLQGDDPYKLFKKDKDLIVLNNKPWNLESQPHLLDDKVTPADKMFIRNNGLIPASIDEESWELVLDGEAVSSPKTYSLETLKRDFKHYTYQLTLECGGNGRSEFYPPASGNQWKTGAVSCASWTGVRLKDVLEDVGIRDNAVYIGYHSADTHLSGDPGKEPISRGVPITKALQEETLLAFEMNGEAIPIAHGYPLRLVAGGYPASASGKWLKRISVRDKVHDGTKMAAPSYRVPCKPVSPGDEVPDEEMCIIESMPVKSLITYPKSGAMIDLGDSLEIRGHAWAGELEVSELHVSIDFGATWQVCKLAPPVNRLAWQHFTTKVEFPQEGYYEVWARATDSNGESQPMVVPGWNPKGYLNNACHRIAVKVS
- the tenA gene encoding thiaminase II, which gives rise to MSWTSEAWERIAPLYDKIIYMPFNQELQKGTLPKETFKFYMTQDAFYLGEFGKALSTISGRLNDLDKVLAFSEFAAGAIVVERALHESYFKELGLPDEVDPSPSCLLYTNYIRNQAGFANIEKAAAAILPCFWIYKEVGDHIYAQQDGSDNPYKNWIDTYAGEEFATSVAKALEITDQLAEKASPELREEMFEAFEMASKLEWMFWDSAYRLEKWPV